The following nucleotide sequence is from Acidobacteriota bacterium.
GGGTCACTGGGGTTTCCAACCCCTACGGGACCACCACGAACCAAGCCCCTGCCTCTTACGACTACTGGACCAACACCACCTATGACGCCCTCGGGCGTCCGGTCACGGTGACCAACCCCGACAACACCACCCGGACTGTTCGCGCCGGTCTGGGATGAGGCCAAAATCAGCGGTTTGGGGTGAGGCCAGCGACTGGTTTTCAATCGACAGTGCAAAGAGAGAGGATTTCGCAGGAGCGAGAAGGGAGCTCGGTTCACCGGGA
It contains:
- a CDS encoding RHS repeat protein, with the translated sequence MESAFAQKRSEKRLNGINPAPRGMSVTVDFGTNRLAGKRYDGRDRVTGVSNPYGTTTNQAPASYDYWTNTTYDALGRPVTVTNPDNTTRTVRAGLG